A portion of the Chlamydia avium 10DC88 genome contains these proteins:
- the mreD gene encoding rod shape-determining protein MreD, which yields MDKFLSLQCLYLSIFNFFLFPQLYPDFKPIFFAPYLVASFYKLSKEKVLVHALILGIFCDTASSYIFGVHAFLYVITSAILYKTHKIFLKEKWLSLPIITSIYSVIFVYLSYPTLAFFNYTMTWSLASLVSDAKHTVVVGFIYSIITYILPSMITRSILKITTLLKKLLCY from the coding sequence ATGGATAAGTTCCTATCTCTACAGTGTTTATATTTATCTATATTCAATTTCTTTCTTTTCCCCCAGCTTTATCCTGATTTCAAGCCTATTTTCTTTGCTCCCTATTTAGTAGCCAGCTTTTATAAGTTATCCAAAGAAAAAGTATTAGTACATGCCTTAATCCTCGGTATATTTTGCGACACCGCATCCTCTTATATTTTTGGCGTCCATGCATTTTTGTACGTAATTACTAGTGCTATTCTTTACAAAACCCATAAAATCTTTCTTAAAGAAAAATGGCTTTCCCTCCCTATAATTACAAGCATCTACTCTGTAATCTTTGTCTATCTTTCTTATCCAACACTAGCATTTTTCAATTACACGATGACCTGGAGCCTTGCCTCACTAGTATCCGACGCCAAACATACTGTAGTAGTGGGGTTTATTTATAGTATAATTACTTACATCCTTCCTTCAATGATTACACGAAGTATCCTCAAAATCACAACTTTACTAAAGAAGCTCTTATGTTATTAA
- the ltuB gene encoding late transcription unit protein LtuB — protein sequence MSNETKKKRNKRDLSRVIQKKTEQFFNKPKNLKRKKSKFLISKDQKNLHQRAQEYDELVRSLLDKQIPDLNRILIFNYQDGFVFTDMQDFGKYSVKL from the coding sequence ATGAGCAATGAGACAAAGAAGAAAAGAAACAAGAGAGATTTGTCTCGAGTAATTCAGAAAAAGACAGAACAGTTTTTCAATAAACCTAAAAATTTGAAGAGAAAAAAGTCTAAGTTCCTTATTTCTAAAGATCAAAAGAATCTTCATCAACGTGCTCAAGAGTATGATGAGTTAGTGCGTTCTCTGTTGGATAAGCAGATCCCCGATCTAAATCGTATCTTGATTTTTAATTATCAAGATGGGTTTGTTTTTACAGATATGCAGGATTTTGGAAAATATAGTGTAAAGCTTTAA